The Streptomyces sp. NBC_00236 DNA window GCACTGCGAGCGGAGCGGACAGGTGCTTCTCCGCCCGTCCCGGGTTGACCCGCCAGGTGACGGCCGCGAGCCGGGTCTTGATGTCGGCCCGCTGCTGCTCGTCACGGCTCAGTTCATGGGCGAGTTCGAGTGCTTGGGTGGCCCGGGCAGGGTTGCCGTGCGTCAGCAGGTCCTCGGTGGCCTCCCGCAGCACGTCCACGGCCCAGGGGAGGGCGGTGAGCGATCCGCCCAGCTGGGCTGCGGTGAGCAGGTGTCCGGAAACCCGGGTGACGGATTCGCCCTCGGCGTACAGGAGTTCGCCGGTGCGCAGATGCAGGCCGGCCAGCACATGGGCCGGGACCTGATCGAGGACCGCCCTCTGGGTGTGCGGGTGCGGGAATCGGTGACCGCTGAGGATGCCGGAGGCGGACAGGGAAGCGACCGACTGCGCGGCGGTGAACGCCGGGACGCCCAGGAGTCTGCCGGCCCGTTCCGGGGTGTAGGCGTCGCCCAGCACGGCGAGCGCCGCTCCGAGGTCGAGCATGCGCGGTCCGCTGTGCCGCAGGCACGTCAGGACCGCCTGTCCGAACAGCCCGCCCTGCTCGGGGCGGAAGGCATCGGTGGTGGCCGGCGCGGAACGGTACTCCTCCAGGAGGGCGCGCAGCAGCAGCGGGTTGCCCCCGCTGATCGCGTGCAGCTCGCCCGAGAGCGCCTCGCGCGGTGTGGGGCCGGGGGAGCTGGCCGCGACGCGCCGGCACCCCTCGGGGGTGAGCCGCCGCAGCCGGATGCGCCGCACGTTGCGGCTGCGCAGCAGCTCCGTACCGAACGAGGCGTCCTGGCTGTCCTGGTGCAAGGGCGTCGTGAGCACCAGCAGCATCCGGGTGGCGCGGCTGTGCCGGACGATGTGCTGGAGATAGCGCAGGGAGGCACTGTCCGCGTGCTGCACGTCGTCGACGGAGATCACGACCGGAGTCGTACTGCTCAGCCGCTCCAACGCCGCCTGGAACTCGCGCATCGCGCTGACCTGAGGTTCTCCGTCCGGTGTGGCGGAGACCTCGGGGAGCGCGCCGGGCGGTGCGTCTCCGGTCAGCTGTCGCATCAGGCCCAGGGACAGATCCCGTTCGGTCGGTGAACCGAACGCCCGCAGGATCAGGTCGTCCGCGGCGGCCCATTCGGCGAGGGAGTCGATGAGTTCACTCTTGCCGCATCCCGCGGCTCCCTCGATGACGACGATGCGGGCCGCGCCGCCCCGGCACTCACCGAGTGCGGTGCGCAACGCCCTGACTTCCAGCTCTCTTTCGGCAAATTCCACAGTGTCCCCCGAACCCATGCTGCGCTCCGACCTGTCCCGCATTGGGAAAACGCTTTGATGGAACGTGTGTGGCGTATATGGAACGCGTGTGCGTACGCTACACGCCTATGAGTGTGGCGCACGCTCGACGCATCCTCTAGTGGCCACAAGCTGCACGCTCGGCGAAGCGGCGGCATGTTCGGCATCCACTGGTCAACGCTTAGCCGTTCCAAGGCAGTTGGGTCGGTCTAAGATGCCCGGACGGCTTCGAGGCAAGGGTGGTGCTGTGGGTCACCGTGAAGATCTCCTGGAAGGCGCGAAGCGCTGTCTGCTGGAGAAGGGCTTCGCCCGAACGAGCGCCCGGGACATCGTGGCGGCATCCGGAACCGCCCTGGCGTCCATCGGGTACCACTACGGTTCCAAGGACGCCCTGCTGGTTCAGGCCTACGTGCAGGCGATGCAGGAGTGGGCGGACGAGTTCGGTCCGGGCACCGCGATCGGGGCCGATCTCGAATCCGCGTCGTCGCCGATCGAGCGCTTCGAGCTGGTCTGGAACCGCATCGTCGAGATCTTCCCCGAGCGCAAACCCCTCTGGGCGCTGAGCGTGGAGGTCGCCGTGCATGCGGAGGACCTGCCGCAGATGCGCGAAGGTCTCTCCAGGGCCCAGCCGTTCGGCTGGTCGGCGCTGGTGGCGCTCTTCCATGGCGTGGACGAGAGCGAGGTCGACGAGCAGATGGCGGTCACCCTCGGCCGGTTCTACGCCGCCCTGCTCAACGGTGTGATGTCGCTGTGGCTGTTCTCACCGGAGACCGCGCCCTCGGGGCGTGACCTGGCCGAGGCGATGAGGGCGATCCTGGTACTCCATCAGGGTGCCGCGGCCGGTGCGGGCCCGGCTGTCTGAACGGGGCGGGCCGCAACGGGCGGGAAGGGGCGGTGGGCCGGCGCCCGGCGGCGCGGGCCCCGCGTCGCCGCCGGCTCAGGGCTCGTCGCGGACCAGGCCGGCGTCCCGCAGTTCGCTGACCCAGATGTCCATGTCGGTACGGGTGTTCTCCGGGTCCGTGCACCACAGTTCGGCCAGCATCTCGGCCGCCGGGCCGAGTTGGCCGTTGTGCTGGCGCAAGGCGATCCACATGGCTGCGGCGACGGGGCTGCACCGGTAACTGGCGCCGTCCGCCGCGGTGAGGAATTCGAGGTACCCGTCCTCGGTGACGCGTGACGTGACGCCG harbors:
- a CDS encoding TetR/AcrR family transcriptional regulator gives rise to the protein MGHREDLLEGAKRCLLEKGFARTSARDIVAASGTALASIGYHYGSKDALLVQAYVQAMQEWADEFGPGTAIGADLESASSPIERFELVWNRIVEIFPERKPLWALSVEVAVHAEDLPQMREGLSRAQPFGWSALVALFHGVDESEVDEQMAVTLGRFYAALLNGVMSLWLFSPETAPSGRDLAEAMRAILVLHQGAAAGAGPAV
- a CDS encoding PqqD family protein; this translates as MPVRPENGVTSRVTEDGYLEFLTAADGASYRCSPVAAAMWIALRQHNGQLGPAAEMLAELWCTDPENTRTDMDIWVSELRDAGLVRDEP